AGGCTTCACGGTGCAGGTAGGGCAGGGCATAACGGACGGTCAGCGGTCCGGCAGGGCGCAGCAAGACCAGTTCCGGCCAGGCGGGCGCTACCCCCACGACCAGAAGCGTGGCCTCGGCAATACAGTACAGGCTGGCGGAGAGCGTATCGCCGATCAGTTCCGGTTCAGGAATCCGTGACATAACTTTTGCCAGGACAACCCTTCATGCTGCGGCTCGAACAGCGGGATGCTGGCGGGAAGAAGACTGGAAATCACCGCGCTGTTTGCCGCCAAGGATAGCATATTCCGGGCTATAATGGGCGCGTTTTGCTGTAAATGAGCATATCCACCGGTTCAAGGAGTGTAACTGGTGAGCAGTGGCGCGGACACCATCTTAACGCTGGTGCGTCATGGGCATACCGAATGGAATGGGCTGGGGCGCTACCAGGGTCTGGCGCCGGTGCCGTTAAGCGAGCGGGGACGCCTTCAGGCGGAACACTTAGCGCAGGCGTTAGCGCCAGGTGACCCGATGGGCGACCCGGTGAGCAGGCCGATTCAGGCCATCTACAGCAGCGATCTGCTGCGCTGCCGGCAAACCGCGGCGCCGATTGCGGCAGCGCTGGGTCTACCCGTCCAGTTCGATCCTCGCCTGCGCGAGGCGGATTACGGGCACTGGCAGGGTCTCACGCGGGAAGAGGCTGCTCGCTGGGATCCGGAGGCTTACGCAGCCTATCGAGCCGATCCGGACGGCGTGGCGATCCCCGGCGGGGAGAGTCACCAGATGCTAGCAAACCGCGTGCTGGCGGCGTTGGCGGATGTGCTGGCCCGGCACGGCGGGGAGCATGTCTTGCTGGTCACTCATGGCGGTCCGCTGCGGGCCATCCTGGAGCATTATGATCTCTGGCAGGGCGGGCATCCGCCTGGTAATGCCTCGCGGACGGTGATCGCAGTGTCGCCTGCTGGCAGGGCAGAGGTGCTGCTGATGGGCGATGTGGCCCACCTGCCAGCGGCGCTGCAACCGGACCGGTCAGGGACGACGTTCATCGCGTGATGGCGGTCAGAGTCGCCATGACGGTTAACGCAGAATTGGAGTGAGATGATATACTTTATCTGTAAACTCAATCACAGGTGACCCCGGGGCATGATTGTGCATCTAAATGGTCAGACTGTGATGTCTTTACAGGGCGCTTACCTGTTCAGCAGAAGGAGATTTCGGTTGTGAAGAACCCGATTCGTGTAGCCGTCACCGGCGGCGCTGGCCAGATCGCTTACAGCCTGTTGTTCCGGATCGCTTCCGGGGAGACCTTTGGCCCCGACCAGCCGGTCATCCTGCAGATCATCGAAATCCCGGAAGCGATGGGTGCGCTCAAGGGTGTCCGGATGGAACTGGATGACTGCGCTTTCCCGCTGTTGCAGGATGTCATCCTGACCGACGATCCGAGAGTCGGCTTCAGGGATGCGAACTGGGCGCTGTTGACTGGCGGCAAGCCACGCACCGCCGGGATGAACCGCGCCGACCTGATCTCAGCAAACGGCCGAATCTTTGTGGAACAGGGCCGCGCTATCAATGACTACGCGGCGCGCAACATCCGTGTGCTGGTGGTGGCCAACCCGTGCAACACCAACGCGCTGGTGGCTCACCGCAACGCGCCGGATATTCCCGCTGATCGCTGGTTTGCCATGACTCGCCTGGATGAAAACCGCGCCAAGGCTCAGATTGCCGCCAAAGCGGGTGTTTCTGTCGGTGCGGTGACCAATATGGCGGTGTGGGGCAACCACAGCGATACACAGTTCCCCAACTTTGAAATGGCGCGCGTTAACGGACGCCCATTGCTGGAAGTCATCCCCGACCGGCAGTGGCTGGAAAACGATTTCCTGAAGACAAACCAGCAGCGCGGTAAGGCGATTATCGACGCGCGGGGCAAGAGCAGCGCTGCCAGCGCCGCTAACGCTGCGATTGACACCGTCCATAGCCTGTTGCACCCCACACCGGCGGGGGACTGGTTCAGCGCGGCAGTTGTCTCCGATGGCAGCTATGGCGTTCCGGAGGGGCTGGTGTTCTCGTACCCGTTGCGTTCCCGGGGCGGCGGCGAATACGAGATCGTGCAGGGGCTGGAACTGAGCGCGTATGCCCGCCAGAAGCTACAGCTTTCCTGGCAGGAATTGCTTGAGGAAAAGGCGGCGGTGGCCGACCTGATTGGCTAGCGGAGGCTGCGCAGCGGGGATATTCACCCCTGGTTGGCAGGCAGATTGTGCTATCATAGGGAGCGTTCGCGGTTGCGCGACGCTCCCTGTTCTTGCCAAGGCTGACCTGAGAAGGAGTGCGCCTGTTGACCCGGCGTGTGGTTGATCTGACTGACGGCGTGGCCATGGTCGTGACTGACCTGCACGGTAACGGTGAAGCGTATGAAGCCTATCGCGATCGTTTCCTGGCCCTCCGCGCTGCCGGACAGGTGGACCGACTGATTTTGTGCGGCGATCTGATCCATAACAACGGCTCAGCCCGCCCTGACCGTAGCCTGGAGATGCTCCTGGACGTGATCCGCCTGCAGGAGGCTTATGGCGCTGAGGCGGTGATCTTACTGCTGGGCAACCATGAGTTGCCCCACCTGTACAGCCTGACGCTCAGTCGGGGGGAGGTTGACTACACGCCGGGCTTTGAAGCAGCGCTGAGTGCGGCGGGGGCTGCCGTCCGCGAGCAGGTGATGGCGTTTCTTGATCAGCTGCCGTTTGTGGTGCGTACAGCGGCGGGAGTCCTGATCAATCACTGCGGGGCGTCCCCACTGGCAGCCATGCCCGGCAACTACAACCGGCTGATCGCATTCGATCACCGGGCGTTGCTGGATCGCGTTGATCGGGTGCTGGCGGCGCAGGACCTGGCTGTGTTGCGGGACTACTATGAGCAGACCAGCGGCAAGTCGTACGACGAAGCGGCTCGCTACTACCTGGCAGTCAGCGGTCCTGACGATCCCCGCTACAACCATCTGTTGCGCAGCCTGGTGCTCAACCGCTCTGATTCCAGCTTTGATCTACTGTGGGATACCTTCTTCACCCGCAATGAGCGCGAGCATGGCGACGAGGCATATGGCTATATGCTGACGCAGTACCTGCGGGTCTGGTCAGCCGGGGCGCCCGCGCCGCAGCGTTTTCTGGTCAGCGGCCACATCCCGGTCGCCGGAGGGTATGCCATCGTGTGCGGTCAACAACTGCGGCTGGCCAGTCACGCCCACGCTAATCCGCCTGGGGCGGGCCTGTACCTGCGTCTGGATTGTGCCAGTCCGATCGATACCATGGACAGGCTGGTAGCTGGCCTGGGAAATGCGTTTGCTCCATGACCTCGCCCCGTTACGAAGTCCCTTTTGGCCGTGGCACGCTATCCATCCAGCCGCCGGAGGGGTGGATGGTAGATGTGGCGGATGGGGCAGGCCGCCTGCCCGGAGCGCCGCCGCAGCCCGTTGCACCGCCCCAGATGTTTGATGCGCTGGTTCGCCGGGCGCGGCAGGTGATCATTGTCTTCACCGACGCTACGCGGCCAGGCCCTGACCGGGTGCTGGCAGAGCGTGCACTGGCTGATCTGCGGGTGGCGGGTTTTCCACTGGAGCGTGTGTCCTTTCTCTGTGCGACGGGGATGCATCGGGCCAGTACGCCTGAGGAGAAGCGCGAGAAACTGGGCGAGGCGATCCTCAACCGGCATGAGGTGGTCGATCATCGCCCGGCTGACGCTGCAACCGTCGGGGATATCGATGGAATCCCGGTACAGGTCAACCGGCGATTGACTGTGCCGGGAACGCTGACGATCGCGCTGGGCGTGGTGGAGCCGCACCAGTTCGCTGGTTATTCTGGCGGGGCCAAGACGGTGGTGATCGGCTGTGGTGGGGCCGAAACCATCGCTGCGACGCACGGGCCGCGCTTTCTGGGGCGGGATGGGGTTCGCCTGGGGCAGGTGGATGGCAACCCTTTTCAGGTTTTCATCCGGCAAGCCGGACGCCTGACCGGGCCGCAGTGGGTCTACAACGTCGTTCTGGATCAGGACTACCGGGTGGTGAACCAGTTGAGCGGGCCGCCTGACGCTGTGCACGATGCGCTGGTCGGTCAGGCGCGGCGGCTGTACGAACTGCCGGTTCAGGCGCCATACGATGTAGTGCTGGCCGGTGTAGGCGCTCCCAAGGATGTCAATCTCTATCAGGCCTCGCGGGCGGCGACTTATCTGGGCTTGAGCGCCCGGCCGGTTATCCGTCCCGGTGGGGTGATCATCCTGCCTGCACCTATCCCGGAGGGAGCAGGCCAGGGTCCCGGCGAGCAGAATTTCATCACGGCACTGCGGGGACAGGCCGATCTGGCAGGTATGGCAGCCCGCATGGAGATGCAGGGTTGCCAACCGGGTGAACAGCGGGCCTACCTGATCGCCCGGCTGTTGCGTCGTTACCGCGTAATTGTGGTGGGCGCCGAGCATCCTGGCGTGGCCAGGGATGCTCATCTGGCGCCAGTGCCAACGATGGACGAGGCTTTTGCCCTGGCGCGGGTGTGGTGCGGAGCGCGCCAGGCAGCACCGCGCCTGTTGATCGTTCCGCACGCTTTGCAGACGATCCCGGTTCCAGCCTAACCCAGACGCGCGCCGAGGATGGCGCTGTTGCCGCGCAGAAAATCCGTCGCGCTGACGGCTTTCCTCCCCGCAAGCTGGACTGTCTCCGGCACGTATAGTCCGTCGCCCGTGCCGATGGCGAATGCTTCTGCCCGTGGGATAACCCGCCCTGGCTCGGTGTCACCGGCTGCCGGATGGCCGGCAACGATCTTGAGCAGTTGGCCGTTCCAGTGGGTGAAAGTTCCCGGCCAGGGAGTAAAAGCGCGTACCAACCGATCGATGGCTACTGCACTCTGGTTCCAGTCAATGGCGCCATCTTCTTTTTTGATCTGTCCGGCATAGGTGATCAGCGATTCGTCATCTGGCTGCGGATGGGGTGTGAGTGTCCCGGCCAGGTAAGCGGGCAGGGTTTCCAGCAGCAGTTCTCCGCCGAGTGTGGCCAGCCGATCATGCAGGCTCTGGCCAGTCTCCCGCGGGCCGATCGGAATGGCTCGCTGGGCGAGTATTGGACCGGTGTCCAGCCCGGCGTCCATGCGCATGATGGTGATGCCGGTCTCGGTATCCCCGGCGCGGATGGCGGCCTGGATCGGCGCTGCGCCGCGCCAGCGGGGCAGCAACGAGGCATGGACGTTGATGCAGCCATAGGGAGGGAGATCCAGTACGTTCTGGCGCAGGATTTGCCCGAAGGCTGCCACAACGATCAGATCGGGTTTCCAGCCTGCCAGGTGGGTGAAGGCTTCCGGGGTGCGTAGTGTGGGGGGCTGGAAGACCGGCACCCCTGCCACTTGGGCCACCAGCTTGACCGGCGAAGGACGCAGGTCCTGGCCGCGACCGGCAGGGCGATCGGGCTGAGTGACGACGCCCACCACCTCGAAGTCAGAGGCCTCGATCAGGGCGCGGAGCGCGGGCACGGCGAAGTCTGGCGTACCCATAAAAACAACACGGGTCATCGGCGTTCCTCCACAAGCAGAGGTCGGTGCTCCTGTATCGTAGCGTAGCGAGGAAGGGGCGGCAAGGTTTGTCTGACAGTGGCGGACGTGTTACTCTAATCTCCGTATTCTCATGACTGGAGCAGGCAT
The genomic region above belongs to Anaerolineae bacterium and contains:
- a CDS encoding histidine phosphatase family protein, translating into MSSGADTILTLVRHGHTEWNGLGRYQGLAPVPLSERGRLQAEHLAQALAPGDPMGDPVSRPIQAIYSSDLLRCRQTAAPIAAALGLPVQFDPRLREADYGHWQGLTREEAARWDPEAYAAYRADPDGVAIPGGESHQMLANRVLAALADVLARHGGEHVLLVTHGGPLRAILEHYDLWQGGHPPGNASRTVIAVSPAGRAEVLLMGDVAHLPAALQPDRSGTTFIA
- a CDS encoding malate dehydrogenase, whose product is MKNPIRVAVTGGAGQIAYSLLFRIASGETFGPDQPVILQIIEIPEAMGALKGVRMELDDCAFPLLQDVILTDDPRVGFRDANWALLTGGKPRTAGMNRADLISANGRIFVEQGRAINDYAARNIRVLVVANPCNTNALVAHRNAPDIPADRWFAMTRLDENRAKAQIAAKAGVSVGAVTNMAVWGNHSDTQFPNFEMARVNGRPLLEVIPDRQWLENDFLKTNQQRGKAIIDARGKSSAASAANAAIDTVHSLLHPTPAGDWFSAAVVSDGSYGVPEGLVFSYPLRSRGGGEYEIVQGLELSAYARQKLQLSWQELLEEKAAVADLIG
- a CDS encoding metallophosphoesterase, which codes for MTRRVVDLTDGVAMVVTDLHGNGEAYEAYRDRFLALRAAGQVDRLILCGDLIHNNGSARPDRSLEMLLDVIRLQEAYGAEAVILLLGNHELPHLYSLTLSRGEVDYTPGFEAALSAAGAAVREQVMAFLDQLPFVVRTAAGVLINHCGASPLAAMPGNYNRLIAFDHRALLDRVDRVLAAQDLAVLRDYYEQTSGKSYDEAARYYLAVSGPDDPRYNHLLRSLVLNRSDSSFDLLWDTFFTRNEREHGDEAYGYMLTQYLRVWSAGAPAPQRFLVSGHIPVAGGYAIVCGQQLRLASHAHANPPGAGLYLRLDCASPIDTMDRLVAGLGNAFAP
- a CDS encoding DUF2088 domain-containing protein, whose protein sequence is MTSPRYEVPFGRGTLSIQPPEGWMVDVADGAGRLPGAPPQPVAPPQMFDALVRRARQVIIVFTDATRPGPDRVLAERALADLRVAGFPLERVSFLCATGMHRASTPEEKREKLGEAILNRHEVVDHRPADAATVGDIDGIPVQVNRRLTVPGTLTIALGVVEPHQFAGYSGGAKTVVIGCGGAETIAATHGPRFLGRDGVRLGQVDGNPFQVFIRQAGRLTGPQWVYNVVLDQDYRVVNQLSGPPDAVHDALVGQARRLYELPVQAPYDVVLAGVGAPKDVNLYQASRAATYLGLSARPVIRPGGVIILPAPIPEGAGQGPGEQNFITALRGQADLAGMAARMEMQGCQPGEQRAYLIARLLRRYRVIVVGAEHPGVARDAHLAPVPTMDEAFALARVWCGARQAAPRLLIVPHALQTIPVPA
- a CDS encoding methionyl-tRNA formyltransferase, which produces MTRVVFMGTPDFAVPALRALIEASDFEVVGVVTQPDRPAGRGQDLRPSPVKLVAQVAGVPVFQPPTLRTPEAFTHLAGWKPDLIVVAAFGQILRQNVLDLPPYGCINVHASLLPRWRGAAPIQAAIRAGDTETGITIMRMDAGLDTGPILAQRAIPIGPRETGQSLHDRLATLGGELLLETLPAYLAGTLTPHPQPDDESLITYAGQIKKEDGAIDWNQSAVAIDRLVRAFTPWPGTFTHWNGQLLKIVAGHPAAGDTEPGRVIPRAEAFAIGTGDGLYVPETVQLAGRKAVSATDFLRGNSAILGARLG